A single genomic interval of Penicillium psychrofluorescens genome assembly, chromosome: 2 harbors:
- a CDS encoding uncharacterized protein (ID:PFLUO_004012-T1.cds;~source:funannotate): protein MAHSGSNTPGTTPHAVIPIDIDTDSDYDFDPDDGGMQLDPPEPAFAVPRLGSLRGLHAGMTNDVSPLYLQYHSHKTEYSIPDLDSPRSDQSARMSHTATLKQDASAHNRIREEKNAALAVLTNWELLMTYALANNESVPMTRRRFTAKLIAPGNPQKQEELVAERWVVNSENGPVLVPGRRRIVVDNDDSGWKGPRKPRTASSGTASPSRSGSRSGSRSVSAGHSPAHRGNKSRGRKSEGSLFGS from the exons ATGGCACACAGCGGATCAAATACCCCCGGGACAACTCCCCACGCTGTCATTCCCATCGATATCGACACAGACTCCGACTACGACTTTGATCCCGACGACGGTGGCATGCAACTCGACCCTCCCGAGCCAGCCTTTGCAGTACCCCGACTCGGATCACTACGAGGGTTGCATGCGGGTATGACAAACGATGTTTCCCCCCTCTACCTCCAATATCACTCACACAAGACAGAATACTCCATCCCCGACCTCGACTCCCCTCGCTCAGACCAATCAGCCCGAATGAGCCACACAGCAACCCTCAAGCAGGATGCTTCCGCCCACAACCGTATCCgcgaagagaagaatgccgcCCTGGCTGTACTGACGAACTGGGAGCTGCTTATGACATATGCTCTCGCCAACAACGAA TCCGTCCCCATGACCCGCCGCCGCTTCACAGCCAAGCTCATTGCCCCAGGCAACCCTCAAAAACAAGAGgagctcgtcgccgagcGCTGGGTTGTGAATTCGGAGAATGGCCCCGTTCTGGTTCCTGGCCGCCGGCGTATCGTGGTCGATAACGATGACTCGGGCTGGAAGGGCCCGCGCAAGCCGCGTACTGCCTCTTCTGGCACTGCGTCTCCTTCGAGGTCGGGATCACGCTCGGGTTCGAGATCCGTTTCTGCGGGGCACTCGCCTGCGCACCGTGGGAATAAGTCTCGGGGGCGGAAATCGGAGGGTTCGTTATTTGGGTCCTAG
- a CDS encoding uncharacterized protein (ID:PFLUO_004013-T1.cds;~source:funannotate) — protein MWKPSESLMNTIKHYASFPATGVSLRQMVQFGDRSSTGTLFRASQFLSEELPIRLAHRVQDLGELPDGLSEMPSIKKVQDWYAQSFEEIITLTRPSLTQEVKSRLLRPGRMNGGASKILSEATQNPSVREGQYRSSPTSNSNCNGNGKAAAAAGRRYFFPADDHSNWPPELNDYNQRFAKTLQQIKRRHDSVVTTVAQGILEWKRERQRMQIDSTIQSFLDRFYMSRIGIRMLIGQHIALTEQTHVKHPNYVGIICTKTNVRDIALEAIENARFVCEDYYGLFEAPKVQLVCKDDLNFMYVPGHLSHMLFETLKNSLRAVVEQHGADKEDFPVTKVIVAEGKEDITIKVSDEGGGIPRSAIPLVWTYMYTTVEQTPNLDPDFDKSDFKAPMAGFGYGLPISRLYARYFGGDLKLISMEGYGTDVYLHLNRLSSSSEPLQ, from the exons ATGTGGAAGCCGTCGGAGAGCCTGATGAACACCATCAAGCACTATGCCAGCTTCCCCGCCACCGGTGTCTCGCTGAGACAAATGGTGCAGTTCGGAGATCGATCATCTACCG GCACTTTGTTCCGCGCCTCGCAATTTCTCTCCGAAGAGCTCCCCATCCGCCTCGCCCACCGCGTCCAGGATCTCGGAGAGCTGCCGGATGGACTCAGTGAAATGCCCTCGATCAAAAAGGTGCAGGACTGGTATGCGCAGTCGTTCGAG GAAATCATCACGCTTACCCGGCCATCGCTCACACAAGAGGTAAAATCCCGTCTGCTGCGACCGGGCCGGATGAACGGCGGGGCCTCCAAGATTCTCTCCGAAGCCACCCAAAATCCCAGCGTGCGTGAGGGCCAGTACCGGTcatcgccgacctcgaaCTCCAACTGCAATGGGAACGGGAaagccgcggcggcggccgggCGGCGATACTTTTTCCCCGCAGACGATCATTCGAATTGGCCGCCCGAGTTGAACGACTACAACCAGCGATTCGCCAAGACCCTGCAGCAGATCAAGCGGCGTCACGACAGCGTCGTAACGACTGTCGCCCAAGGCATTCTCGAATGGAAACGGGAGCGCCAGCGGATGCAGATCGACTCCACGATCCAGTCGTTCCTCGACCGGTTTTACATGTCGCGAATAGGCATACGAATGCTCATAGGGCAACATATCGCGTTAACGGAACAAACACACGTCAAGCACCCCAATTACGTCGGGATCATCTGCACCAAAACGAATGTCCGGGATATCGCGCTGGAAGCCATTGAGAACGCCCGGTTTGTCTGTGAGGACTACTATGGCTTGTTCGAGGCGCCCAAGGTGCAGCTGGTCTGCAAGGACGACTTGAACTTCATGTATGTGCCGGGCCACCTGTCGCACATGCTGTTCGAGACCCTCAAGAACTCGCTgcgggcggtggtggagcaaCACGGTGCCGACAAGGAAGATTTCCCCGTCACCAAGGTGATTGTGGCCGAGGGCAAAGAGGACATCACGATCAAGGTCTccgacgagggcggcggTATTCCCCGCTCGGCGATCCCTCTCGTCTGGACGTATATGTACACGACCGTGGAGCAAACACCCAACCTAGACCCGGACTTTGACAAGAGCGACTTCAAAGCACCGATGGCCGGGTTCGGATATGGATTGCCCATCAGTCGACTGTACGCGCGCTACTTTGGCGGAGACCTCAAGCTGATCAGCATGGAGGG ATACGGCACAGACGTCTACCTCCACCTGAACCGATTGTCCTCCAGCTCCGAGCCCCTGCAGTGA
- a CDS encoding uncharacterized protein (ID:PFLUO_004014-T1.cds;~source:funannotate), translating into MTACTAHQKGKQVVGGVGIAEVLAYNDRAKGLAFMNLMLNTANVLNTYVPPIGIQNCSWRFYFMYIAWDAFGVVVIYFTFVETKGWNLEEIDELFHSKSPVKKSLEKRE; encoded by the exons ATGACCGCCTGCACGGCACATCAAAAGGGGAAACAGGTTGTGGGCGGTGTTGGAATTGC TGAGGTCCTCGCGTACAACGACCGCGCCAAAGGCCTTGCATTTATGAATCTGATGCTGAACACCGCAAACGTTTTGAACACTTATGTTCCACCCATTGGAATTCAAAACTGTAGCTGGCGCTTCTACTTTATGTATATTGCGTGGGATGCGTTTGGCGTTGTGGTCATATACTTCACATTTGTGGAGACGAAGGGCTGGAACttggaagagattgatgaGTTGTTCCATTCGAAGAGCCCGGTCAAAAAGAGCTTGGAAAAGAGAGAATAG
- a CDS encoding uncharacterized protein (ID:PFLUO_004015-T1.cds;~source:funannotate), whose product MTGIAVLGAGLFAKEAHLPALVELQANLLAVYSRSVSSAQSIVNAAAALKAPTSHIDVYADELASENRGLSALLKRQDIGAVVVALPILVQPDVVRQCLTAGKHVLCEKPMAKNVQTAVQLIADYEKNFRPRGLVLSVAEQFRYDRTFTRARELLASGSIGKLNHVHARIWGNIQPGDNKWYETEWRKNPEYQGGFILDGGVHFVALIRYVSGQEIVKTLSMCRQTYAHLPPLDTVNAALQFDNGASGSLSICFASCKGTFEFIFVGEQGSITVSGVEDAEDCQRIVLEKADGTKEIDEVIVGKGVLEEVKAFIAAAAGGKHDAKAGAREALADIAVVESICSGGGQVQALL is encoded by the exons ATGACCGGAATCGCAGTCCTGGGTGCTGGCCTTTTCGCCAAGGAGG CCCATCTTCCGGCCTTGGTAGAGCTCCAGGCCAATCTACTAGCCGTGTATTCGCGCTCTGTCTCATCAGCTCAATCGATCGTcaatgctgccgctgcccTGAAAGCGCCAACCTCGCACATCGACGTCTATGCCGACGAGCTTGCGTCAGAGAATCGAGGACTATCGGCATTATTGAAGCGTCAGGATATTGGCGCCGTCGTCGTTGCCCTTCCAATCCTCGTCCAGCCAGATGTTGTCCGTCAGTGCCTGACAGCCGGAAAACATGTATTGTGCGAAAAGCCAATGGCCAAAAATGTGCAAACGGCGGTGCAGCTAATCGCCGACTACGAGAAAAATTTCCGTCCTCGTGGTTTGGTGCTTTCCGTGGCTGAGCAATTCCGCTACGACCGCACCTTCACCCGTGCTCGCGAGCTATTGGCTAGTGGAAGTATTGGCAAACTGAATCACGTCCATGCGCGCATCTGGGGCAATATCCAGCCTGGCGACAACAAATGGTACGAGACTGAATGGCGAAAGAACCCGGAGTACCAAGGTGGCTTTATCCTTGATGGTGGAGTGCACTTCGTGGCATTGATCCGTTATGTCTCTGGACAAGAGATTGTCAAGACCCTTAGCATGTGCCGTCAGACGTATGCCCATCTGCCGCCTTTGGATACTGTCAATGCAGCTTTACAGTTTGACAATGGTGCATCTGGGTCTCTGAGCATCTGCTTTGCTTCTTGCAAGGGGACTTTTGAGTTTATCTTCGTTGGTGAGCAAGGATCTATTACTGTTTCGGGGGTGGaggatgcagaagattgccAGCGTATCGTTCTGGAAAAGGCCGATGGCACAAAGGAAATCGACGAGGTGATTGTTGGAAAGGGTGTCTTGGAAGAAGTCAAGGCCTTtattgctgctgccgctggAGGCAAGCATGACGCGAAAGCAGGAGCTCGAGAGGCATTGGCCGATATTGCTGTCGTTGAAAGTATTTGCTCGGGAGGAGGGCAAGTGCAGGCTCTACTATGA
- a CDS encoding uncharacterized protein (ID:PFLUO_004016-T1.cds;~source:funannotate) has translation MAQLRTSQLLEKGWWLRETDGLTDWLSVAKVPTSVQSDLMNHKLIPDPFIDLNEISTEWVGEKSWSYRVDLPPIPPSARSDGSKIALVFEGLDTFAHVRLNGETLLQTDNMFLSHRVDITNRLQDQNQLEIDFGSALLKAREIRAAHPEHKWEGFNADLSRLAVRKAQYNWGWDWGPVLMTAGPWRPVRLETYHARIEDVRVDYRVAENFDSVQGTITVPVEGTAGDQVAVDVEFAGKSVFSATTAPENGLAIIEFSITDASLWYPRGYGSQALYTVRTVLSEAARELDSRSQSVGFRGVQLVQEPDDIGQSFYFRVNGLDIFCGGSDWIPADSFLTNISEDRYRQWLKLIVDGNQVMVRVWGGGIYEDDSFYNACDELGLLVWQDFMFACGNYPTFPAFLESVHEEAVENVRRLRHHACLAIWAGNNEDYQVQEQSDLEYNYEEKDPQVWLKSNFPARYIYEKILPEVVQQECPSVPYHPGSPWGGGKITSDQTIGDMHQWNVWHGTQEKYQIFETLGGRFNSEFGMEAFPNIQTVEAFVTQKSEMHPQSHTLDFHNKADGHERRLATYVVENFRLTNDLEKYIHLTQLVQADALMYAYRGWRRQWGQAKHCGGALVWQINDCWPGTSWAIVDYYLRKKAAYYALSRVLAPIAVGVQREHHDWSVAHARPAKSSQFQMWVVSSQMKVVDATVKLRFICIETGEDIKPAITKKIQLVANGTTEVLKGVIDNISEKPHVLAANVFVDGTILSRDVDWPQPYKYLSFADRGVTVRQPCHGESGTIRVSAKRPTKGLMFEEREGVTLSDNAIDLIPGDEQVVQVSGLSATSPALKYHYLDL, from the exons ATGGCTCAACTTCGCACTTCCCAACTTCTCGAAAAAGGCTGGTGGTTGCGCGAGACAGATGGGCTGACTGATTGGCTGTCCGTGGCTAAAGTGCCGACAAGCGTTCAGTCGGACCTGATGAACCATAAATT GATCCCCGACCCCTTCATTGACCTAAATGAAATATCCACGGAATGGGTAGGCGAGAAATCATGGTCCTACCGCGTCGACCTCCCGCCAATCCCTCCCTCAGCCCGAAGCGACGGATCAAAGATTGCACTTGTCTTCGAAGGGTTGGATACATTCGCCCATGTGCGCCTCAATGGAGAAACACTGCTCCAGACCGATAACATGTTCCTCTCGCACCGAGTGGACATTACGAATCGATTGCAAGATCAAAACCAGCTCGAAATCGACTTTGGCTCGGCTCTGCTGAAGGCTCGTGAGATTCGAGCTGCGCATCCTGAACACAAGTGGGAAGGGTTCAATGCTGATCTCTCCCGTCTGGCTGTTCGCAAAGCCCAGTATAACTGGGGATGGGACTGGGGTCCTGTCTTGATGACTgctgggccttggagacCCGTTCGGTTGGAGACATATCATGCACGCATTGAAGATGTCCGTGTGGACTATCGCGTGGCTGAGAATTTTGACTCTGTTCAGGGAACTATCACTGTGCCTGTGGAAGGAACAGCTGGCGATCAGGTGGCTGTGGATGTAGAGTTCGCTGGAAAATCGGTTTTCAGTGCGACCACAGCACCTGAGAACGGACTTGCCATAATCGAGTTTAGCATCACTGATGCCTCACTGTGGTATCCGCGTGGTTATGGGTCTCAAGCCCTGTATACTGTGCGCACTGTGCTCAGCGAGGCAGCACGGGAACTCGACAGTCGTTCGCAGTCCGTCGGATTCCGAGGGGTGCAACTCGTGCAGGAACCCGACGATATTGGCCAGTCGTTTTACTTCCGTGTCAATGGATTAGATATCTTTTGCGGAGGCTCGGACTGGATTCCTGCCGATAGCTTCCTCACAAATATTTCAGAGGATCGGTACCGGCAGTGGTTGAAGCTGATAGTTGATGGTAATCAGGTCATGGTTCG GGTCTGGGGTGGAGGCATCTACGAAGACGATTCTTTCTACAACGCCTGTGATGAATTGGGCCTTCTCGTATGGCAGGACTTCATGTTTGCCTGTGGCAACTATCCGACTTTCCCAGCTTTCCTAGAGTCTGTCCacgaggaggccgtggagaatGTTCGCCGTCTTAGACACCATGCCTGTCTTGCTATCTGGGCTGGTAACAATGAGGATTACCAAGTGCAGGAGCAGTCGGACTTGGAGTACAATTATGAAGAGAAGGATCCTCAGGTGTGGCTGAAGAGTAACTTCCCTGCTCGCTATATATATGAGAAGATCCTGCCAGAAGTGGTGCAGCAGGAATGTCCCAGCGTCCCCTACCATCCTGGTAGTCCTTGGGGAGGCGGCAAGATCACGTCTGATCAGACGATTGGCGATATGCATCAGTGGAATG TCTGGCATGGCACACAGGAGAAATACCAAATCTTCGAAACGCTAGGGGGTCGATTCAACAGCGAGTTCGGCATGGAGGCTTTCCCGAACATCCAGACCGTTGAGGCATTTGTGACGCAAAAGTCAGAAATGCATCCTCAATCGCACACCCTTGATTTCCACAATAAGGCTGATGGGCATGAGCGACGCCTCGCCACCTATGTGGTGGAGAACTTCCGCCTCACCAATGATCTGGAG AAATACATCCATCTCACACAGCTAGTGCAAGCTGACGCTCTGATGTACGCCTATCGCGGCTGGCGTCGCCAATGGGGTCAAGCAAAGCACTGTGGTGGTGCTCTGGTCTGGCAGATCAACGACTGCTGGCCCGGTACATCGTGGGCGATTGTCGACTACTACTTGCGAAAGAAGGCAGCGTACTACGCCTTATCTCGGGTCCTGGCGCCGATTGCCGTCGGAGTCCAGCGAGAGCACCACGACTGGAGTGTCGCGCATGCCCGACCGGCGAAATCGAGCCAGTTCCAGATGTGGGTGGTGAGCAGTCAAATGAAGGTAGTGGATGCCACCGTCAAGCTGCGGTTTATCTGCATCGAGACAGGCGAGGATATCAAACCTGCCATTACCAAGAAAATCCAACTGGTTGCAAATGGGACCACCGAGGTGTTGAAGGGGGTTATTGATAATATCTCGGAGAAACCTCATGTGTTGGCGGCAAacgtcttcgtcgacggtACCATTCTCTCTCGGGATGTGGATTGGCCTCAGCCGTACAAGTATCTATCCTTCGCGGACCGTGGTGTGACCGTGCGCCAGCCATGCCATGGAGAATCTGGCACAATCCGTGTCAGTGCGAAGCGACCTACTAAAGGATTGATGttcgaggagcgcgaggGGGTCACTCTCAGTGATAATGCGATTGATTTGATTCCGGGTGATGAGCAGGTCGTGCAGGTGTCGGGGCTTTCGGCTACCAGCCCCGCCCTGAAGTATCACTATCTGGATCTGTGA